In the Staphylococcus condimenti genome, one interval contains:
- the glcT gene encoding glucose PTS transporter transcription antiterminator GlcT: MSNYVIEKALNNNVIICTDDRHHEVVLIGKGIGFNKKKGMELSDSVMIDKVYKLEQKKDQEHYKALVEIADDKVLQTIIEAMDIITNADRTVVDKDLMVALTDHIIFAYKRIKQQQFIKNPFLIETKQLYSESYEIAVNVIQHLNKLLDIEFPEDEIGFIALHIASSKDDLSMHEVRLTNEIINKSILIMEHDLKYKIDTNSIQYQRFIRHIQFLIRRLQKGEVIQVNDEFGNMLKAHYPLCYNIAVKIIKMMQQHLDVEVYEAELIYLTLHINHFTQQNEKNTNV; encoded by the coding sequence ATGAGCAACTACGTCATAGAGAAAGCACTTAATAATAACGTCATTATCTGTACAGACGACCGGCACCATGAAGTTGTTCTGATTGGTAAGGGTATCGGCTTTAATAAAAAGAAAGGGATGGAACTTTCTGATTCTGTAATGATTGATAAAGTTTATAAATTAGAACAAAAGAAAGATCAAGAACATTACAAAGCATTAGTTGAAATTGCTGATGATAAAGTCCTGCAAACGATTATTGAAGCAATGGATATCATTACAAATGCTGACCGAACTGTAGTAGATAAAGATTTGATGGTTGCACTAACGGATCATATTATTTTTGCGTATAAACGTATTAAACAGCAGCAGTTCATCAAAAATCCTTTCTTGATTGAAACGAAACAGCTCTACTCTGAATCCTATGAAATTGCTGTTAATGTGATTCAGCATTTAAATAAACTTTTAGATATTGAGTTTCCAGAAGATGAAATTGGTTTTATAGCATTGCATATTGCAAGCAGCAAAGATGATTTATCAATGCATGAAGTTCGTTTGACAAATGAGATTATTAATAAAAGTATTTTGATTATGGAACATGATTTGAAATATAAAATTGATACGAATTCAATTCAATACCAGCGCTTTATCCGTCATATCCAATTTTTAATCAGACGGCTGCAAAAAGGTGAAGTGATACAAGTTAATGACGAATTCGGAAACATGTTGAAAGCGCATTATCCGCTATGCTATAATATAGCTGTTAAAATCATTAAAATGATGCAGCAGCATCTGGATGTGGAAGTATATGAAGCGGAATTAATCTATTTAACACTGCATATCAATCACTTCACACAACAAAATGAAAAGAATACGAACGTGTAA
- a CDS encoding alanine/glycine:cation symporter family protein, with protein MKDFDSLIPGWFKAFISVGNDLIWSQYLIGLLLTAGIFFTISSKFIQFTSFREMLRALVEKPETLENGEKGISPFQAFAISAGSRVGTGNIAGVATAIVLGGPGAVFWMWIIASIGAASAFVEAVLAQVYKVPDKDGGYRGGPAYYITKGLNQKWLGIVFAVLITVTFAFVFNTVQANTIAESLNTQYHISPVITGIILAVLTAIIIFGGVRSIATLSSIIVPIMAIIYIGVVLVILAMNYDQIIPMLATIFKNAFGVEQATGGAVGAAVLQGIKRGLFSNEAGMGSAPNAAATAAVPHPVKQGLLQSLGVFFDTILVCTATAIVILLYGGLKFGESAPQGVAVTQSALNEHLGSAGGIFLSIAITLFAFSSVIGNYYYGQSNIEFLSYNKTILFIFRCLVVVLVFFGAVIKTETVWSTADVFMGLMAIVNLVAIIGLSNIALAVMKDYFRQRKEGKKPIFKPENLDINLFGIECWGDPSKQLTRRK; from the coding sequence TTGAAAGACTTTGATAGTTTAATCCCTGGTTGGTTTAAAGCCTTTATCAGTGTTGGAAATGATTTAATTTGGTCACAATACTTGATCGGCTTATTGCTGACTGCGGGAATTTTCTTTACCATCAGTTCTAAATTTATCCAGTTCACATCATTTAGAGAAATGCTGCGTGCATTAGTTGAAAAACCCGAAACACTAGAAAACGGCGAGAAAGGTATTTCTCCTTTCCAAGCATTCGCAATCAGTGCGGGCTCTCGTGTAGGTACTGGTAATATTGCGGGTGTAGCAACTGCAATTGTGCTGGGTGGTCCGGGTGCAGTATTTTGGATGTGGATTATTGCTTCAATTGGTGCAGCAAGTGCCTTTGTAGAAGCAGTGTTAGCTCAAGTATATAAAGTGCCTGATAAAGACGGCGGATATCGAGGAGGACCTGCGTATTATATTACAAAAGGTCTTAATCAAAAATGGTTAGGTATTGTTTTTGCAGTCTTAATTACTGTAACGTTTGCTTTTGTATTTAATACAGTACAAGCTAATACGATTGCAGAATCATTGAATACACAATACCATATTAGTCCTGTAATTACAGGTATCATATTAGCAGTATTAACAGCAATTATTATCTTCGGCGGTGTGCGCAGTATCGCAACATTATCTTCTATTATTGTACCGATTATGGCAATTATCTATATCGGTGTGGTTCTCGTAATTTTAGCGATGAACTATGATCAAATCATCCCGATGCTTGCGACAATCTTCAAAAATGCATTCGGCGTTGAACAAGCAACAGGCGGTGCTGTCGGTGCAGCTGTATTACAAGGAATTAAACGTGGTTTATTCTCTAATGAAGCTGGTATGGGTTCGGCTCCGAACGCGGCTGCAACAGCAGCGGTTCCACACCCAGTTAAACAAGGTTTATTGCAATCTTTAGGTGTATTCTTCGATACAATTTTAGTATGTACAGCTACAGCGATTGTTATCTTGTTATATGGCGGTTTGAAATTCGGTGAAAGTGCACCTCAAGGTGTCGCTGTAACACAATCTGCATTAAATGAACATTTAGGCAGTGCAGGCGGTATTTTCTTATCAATCGCAATTACATTGTTTGCATTTTCATCTGTTATCGGCAACTATTACTATGGTCAATCTAATATTGAATTCTTATCATACAATAAGACAATATTATTTATATTCAGATGTTTAGTTGTAGTGCTTGTATTCTTCGGTGCTGTTATTAAAACTGAAACAGTATGGAGCACAGCAGATGTATTCATGGGCTTGATGGCTATTGTTAACTTAGTTGCAATCATCGGTTTATCGAATATTGCGCTTGCGGTTATGAAAGATTACTTCAGACAACGTAAAGAAGGTAAGAAACCAATTTTCAAACCAGAAAACTTAGATATTAATTTATTCGGTATTGAATGTTGGGGAGATCCATCAAAACAATTAACGCGTCGTAAATAA
- the parC gene encoding DNA topoisomerase IV subunit A, whose product MSEIIQDLSLEDVIGDRFGRYSKYIIQERALPDVRDGLKPVQRRILYAMYDSGNTYDKNFRKSAKTVGDVIGQYHPHGDSSVYDAMVRLSQEWKLRHVLIEMHGNNGSIDNDPPAAMRYTEAKLSQLSEELLRDINKDTVPFVPNYDDTTTEPMVLPARFPNLLINGSTGISAGYATDIPPHNLGEVIQATLKYIDNPDISVNQLMKYVKGPDFPTGGIIQGVDGIKKAYETGKGRIVVRSTVETETLRSGRQELIVTEIPYEVNKSALVKKIDELRADKRVDGIIEVRDETDRTGLRIAIELKKDVNSDAILNFLYKNTDLQISYNFNMVAISDGRPKLMGIREIIDSYLNHQIDVVTKRTRYDLFHAEKRMHIVEGLMKALSVLDEVIAIIRGSKNKKDAKDNLVAEFDFTEEQAEAIVTLQLYRLTNTDIVALEKEHDELEAKINDLRNILDNHDALLNVIKDELKEIRTRFKTDRLSRIEAEIAEIKISKEVIVPSEETILSLSRDGYIKRTSVRSFNANRVDEVGLKEGDALLRHLETNTQHIALVFTNKGRYLYLPVHKLPDVKWKDLGQHISQLVPIENDEYVLDVFTEPDFKQKADYIMATKNGMIKKSELELFKTTRFNKPLIAMKLKDNDELINVMRIEADQLITIVTHTGMSLTYSTDELSSTGLRAAGVKSINLKDDDVVEMTQLIQPNDTILMATQRGAVKRIGFKVLSEAKRAQRGIKLLKELKSRPHRIVGADVITNPESIYTIYSNKDSFSGKVSDIHLTEQYTNGSFVVDTDEFGEVNALSVSALDTSKDE is encoded by the coding sequence TTGAGCGAAATTATCCAAGACCTTTCGTTAGAAGATGTAATTGGTGACCGCTTCGGCAGATACAGTAAATATATCATCCAAGAACGTGCATTACCTGATGTACGTGACGGATTAAAACCTGTACAACGTCGTATTTTGTATGCGATGTACGACAGCGGTAACACTTACGATAAAAACTTCCGAAAAAGTGCCAAAACAGTCGGTGATGTTATCGGTCAGTACCACCCGCATGGTGATTCATCTGTTTATGATGCAATGGTACGTTTAAGTCAAGAATGGAAATTACGTCATGTCTTAATTGAGATGCATGGTAATAATGGTAGTATCGATAATGATCCACCTGCTGCGATGCGTTATACAGAAGCAAAATTAAGCCAGTTATCAGAAGAATTGCTGCGTGATATCAATAAAGACACAGTACCTTTTGTACCGAACTACGATGATACTACAACAGAACCTATGGTGCTCCCAGCAAGATTCCCGAACCTTTTAATCAATGGTTCTACAGGTATTTCAGCAGGGTATGCAACAGATATTCCGCCGCATAATTTAGGTGAAGTCATTCAAGCTACACTGAAGTATATTGATAATCCTGATATTTCAGTCAACCAATTAATGAAATATGTGAAGGGACCTGACTTCCCGACAGGCGGTATTATCCAAGGTGTAGACGGCATTAAGAAAGCCTACGAAACAGGAAAAGGCCGCATTGTTGTACGCTCTACTGTAGAAACAGAAACGTTAAGAAGTGGACGCCAAGAATTAATTGTCACTGAAATTCCATATGAAGTGAATAAAAGCGCCCTTGTGAAAAAAATCGATGAATTACGTGCTGATAAACGTGTGGATGGCATTATTGAAGTACGTGATGAAACAGATAGAACAGGTTTACGTATTGCGATTGAATTGAAGAAAGATGTAAATAGCGATGCCATCTTAAACTTCTTATATAAAAACACAGATTTACAAATCTCTTATAACTTCAACATGGTCGCAATTAGTGACGGCCGTCCTAAATTAATGGGAATCCGTGAAATTATCGACAGTTATTTAAATCACCAAATCGACGTTGTCACTAAACGTACACGCTATGATTTATTCCATGCTGAAAAACGCATGCATATTGTAGAAGGTTTGATGAAAGCTTTATCAGTATTAGATGAAGTCATCGCAATCATCCGCGGTTCTAAAAATAAAAAAGATGCAAAAGATAATTTAGTAGCTGAATTTGATTTTACAGAAGAACAAGCAGAAGCGATTGTGACTTTACAATTATATCGTCTAACAAATACTGACATTGTTGCGTTAGAAAAAGAACATGATGAATTAGAAGCTAAAATTAATGATTTACGTAATATTTTAGATAATCACGATGCTTTGTTAAATGTGATTAAAGACGAATTAAAAGAAATTCGTACACGTTTCAAAACAGATCGTTTGTCTCGTATTGAAGCGGAAATCGCTGAAATTAAAATTTCTAAAGAAGTCATTGTTCCAAGCGAAGAAACTATTTTAAGTTTATCTCGCGATGGATATATCAAACGTACGTCTGTACGTAGTTTCAATGCAAATCGTGTAGATGAAGTTGGCTTGAAAGAGGGCGATGCATTACTGCGTCACCTTGAAACCAATACACAGCATATTGCTTTAGTCTTTACGAATAAAGGGCGATACCTCTATCTTCCAGTGCATAAATTGCCAGATGTAAAATGGAAAGATTTAGGTCAGCACATTTCACAACTCGTGCCGATTGAAAATGATGAATATGTGCTTGATGTCTTCACAGAACCAGACTTTAAACAAAAAGCTGATTATATCATGGCGACGAAAAACGGCATGATTAAGAAAAGTGAACTTGAACTCTTTAAAACAACACGCTTTAATAAACCATTAATTGCGATGAAATTAAAAGACAATGATGAATTAATCAATGTGATGCGTATTGAAGCAGATCAACTGATTACGATTGTGACACATACAGGTATGTCACTTACTTATTCAACAGATGAATTATCTAGTACCGGTTTACGTGCAGCTGGTGTTAAATCTATCAACCTGAAAGACGATGATGTGGTAGAAATGACACAGCTCATTCAGCCGAACGACACGATATTGATGGCGACACAACGCGGTGCTGTTAAACGCATCGGATTTAAAGTTTTATCAGAAGCCAAACGAGCACAACGTGGTATCAAGCTTCTGAAAGAATTGAAGTCAAGACCACATCGTATTGTTGGTGCTGATGTTATCACAAACCCAGAAAGTATCTATACTATTTATTCAAATAAAGATAGTTTTTCTGGAAAAGTAAGCGATATACATCTTACTGAACAATATACGAATGGTTCATTTGTAGTGGATACAGATGAATTCGGTGAAGTGAATGCACTATCTGTTAGTGCGCTTGATACTTCAAAGGATGAATAA
- the parE gene encoding DNA topoisomerase IV subunit B, whose protein sequence is MATNKRQNYSDDSIQVLEGLEAVRKRPGMYIGSTDKRGLHHLVYEIVDNSVDEVLNGFGNEIKVTINKDDSITVEDNGRGMPTGIHKSGKPTVEVIFTILHAGGKFGQGGYKTSGGLHGVGASVVNALSEWLDVEIYRDGYIYEQKFNKGGLPATGLEKKGKTRKKGTKVTFKPDPEIFKSTTAFNFDTLSERLQESAFLLKNLKITLTDLRSGKEREEIYHYEEGIKEFVSYVNEGKEVLHDVSTFSGESHGIEVDVAFQYNDQYSESILSFVNNVRTKDGGTHEVGFKTAMTRVFNDYARRIGELKAKDKNLEGNDIREGLTAIISVRIPEELLQFEGQTKSKLGTAEARSAVDSVMAEKLPYYLEEKGQLSKALVKKAVKAQQVREAARKAREDARTGKKNKRKDTLLSGKLTPAQSKNTEKKELYLVEGDSAGGSAKLGRDRKYQAILPLRGKVINTEKARLDDIFKNEEINTIIHTIGAGVGNEFKIEDSNYNRVIIMTDADTDGAHIQVLLLTFFFKYMKPLVQAGRVFIALPPLYKLEKGKGKSKKVEYAWTDDELEKLQKKLGKGFSLQRYKGLGEMNPDQLWETTMNPETRTLIRVQVEDEVRSSKRVTTLMGDKVAPRREWIERHVEFGLQEDQSILENDEIQILDQDEYGEEEEN, encoded by the coding sequence TTGGCAACAAATAAACGACAAAATTATTCGGATGATTCAATTCAAGTTCTTGAAGGATTAGAAGCAGTCCGCAAAAGACCGGGGATGTATATTGGGTCAACCGATAAAAGAGGTTTACACCATTTAGTATATGAAATCGTTGATAATTCAGTCGATGAAGTATTGAATGGTTTCGGTAATGAGATTAAAGTAACTATCAATAAAGATGATAGTATTACAGTAGAAGATAACGGACGAGGTATGCCGACGGGTATTCATAAATCAGGAAAACCAACTGTTGAAGTTATCTTTACGATATTGCACGCCGGCGGTAAATTCGGCCAAGGCGGCTATAAAACTTCTGGTGGTTTGCATGGCGTTGGTGCTTCAGTAGTCAATGCATTAAGTGAATGGCTGGATGTAGAAATATATCGAGATGGATATATTTATGAACAAAAATTTAATAAAGGCGGATTGCCTGCAACAGGATTAGAAAAGAAAGGGAAAACACGTAAAAAAGGTACGAAAGTCACTTTCAAACCTGATCCTGAAATCTTCAAATCAACAACAGCCTTCAACTTCGATACATTAAGCGAACGTTTGCAAGAGTCTGCATTCCTTCTTAAAAATTTAAAAATTACTTTGACAGATTTACGTTCTGGTAAAGAGCGAGAAGAAATCTATCATTATGAAGAAGGTATCAAGGAATTTGTAAGTTACGTCAATGAAGGAAAAGAAGTTTTACATGATGTTTCTACATTTTCTGGAGAATCACATGGTATCGAAGTAGATGTTGCCTTCCAATACAATGACCAATACTCTGAAAGTATCTTGAGTTTTGTCAACAACGTACGTACCAAAGACGGCGGAACACATGAAGTCGGATTCAAAACAGCGATGACACGTGTCTTTAATGATTACGCTCGTCGAATTGGTGAATTGAAAGCAAAAGATAAAAACTTAGAAGGTAATGATATTCGTGAAGGTTTAACTGCAATTATTTCGGTACGTATTCCTGAAGAACTATTGCAATTCGAAGGACAAACAAAGTCGAAATTAGGAACTGCAGAAGCGCGTAGTGCTGTAGATTCTGTAATGGCAGAAAAGTTGCCTTATTATTTAGAAGAAAAAGGACAACTTTCAAAAGCGCTTGTAAAAAAAGCAGTAAAAGCACAACAAGTCCGTGAAGCTGCACGAAAAGCGCGTGAAGACGCTCGTACAGGCAAGAAAAATAAGCGTAAAGATACATTGTTATCGGGTAAATTAACGCCAGCTCAAAGTAAAAATACTGAGAAAAAAGAATTGTATCTTGTAGAGGGTGACTCTGCAGGCGGTTCAGCTAAATTAGGCCGTGACCGTAAATATCAAGCAATTCTGCCTTTACGCGGTAAAGTCATCAACACAGAAAAAGCACGTTTAGATGATATCTTTAAAAACGAAGAGATTAATACTATCATCCATACAATCGGTGCAGGGGTTGGTAACGAATTCAAAATTGAAGACAGTAACTATAACCGTGTCATTATTATGACAGATGCTGATACAGACGGTGCGCATATCCAAGTATTGTTGTTAACTTTCTTCTTCAAATATATGAAACCACTCGTACAAGCAGGACGTGTTTTCATCGCATTGCCGCCACTTTATAAATTAGAAAAAGGAAAAGGCAAATCTAAAAAAGTAGAATATGCTTGGACAGATGATGAATTAGAAAAATTACAGAAGAAACTTGGTAAAGGATTCAGCTTGCAGCGTTATAAAGGTTTAGGTGAAATGAACCCTGACCAATTATGGGAAACAACAATGAATCCCGAAACTAGAACGTTAATCAGAGTCCAAGTCGAAGATGAAGTGCGCTCATCCAAACGTGTAACGACACTGATGGGCGATAAAGTAGCTCCGAGACGTGAATGGATTGAACGCCATGTTGAATTCGGACTTCAAGAGGATCAAAGTATTTTGGAAAATGACGAAATCCAAATATTAGATCAAGATGAATACGGTGAGGAGGAAGAGAATTGA
- the plsY gene encoding glycerol-3-phosphate 1-O-acyltransferase PlsY, whose amino-acid sequence MMIVLMLLLAYLVGSFPSGVIIGKIFFKKDIRQFGSGNTGATNSFRVLGRPAGFAVTFLDIFKGFIVVFFPLWFPVHPTGSISEFFTHGLIVGVFAILGHVYPIFLKFHGGKAVATSAGVVLGVAPILLLILAAIFFLTLYLTKYVSLSSIVAAICCVIGSLIIHDYILLAVSVVVAILLIVRHRSNIVRIFKGEEPKIKWM is encoded by the coding sequence ATGATGATTGTGCTTATGCTTTTGCTCGCCTACCTTGTAGGTTCATTTCCGAGCGGAGTTATCATCGGTAAAATTTTCTTCAAGAAAGACATCAGACAATTTGGAAGCGGCAATACAGGCGCCACAAACAGCTTTCGTGTGTTAGGACGACCTGCAGGTTTTGCCGTAACATTTTTAGATATATTTAAAGGTTTTATTGTGGTTTTCTTCCCGTTATGGTTCCCAGTACATCCGACAGGTTCAATCAGTGAGTTTTTCACACATGGATTAATTGTCGGTGTCTTTGCGATTTTAGGCCATGTTTACCCGATTTTCTTGAAATTTCATGGTGGTAAAGCCGTTGCAACAAGTGCGGGTGTCGTATTAGGAGTTGCCCCAATATTATTATTAATATTAGCAGCAATTTTCTTCCTTACTTTGTATTTAACAAAATACGTATCTTTATCAAGTATTGTTGCGGCTATTTGCTGTGTCATCGGATCACTGATTATTCATGATTACATCCTATTGGCCGTAAGTGTGGTTGTAGCAATCCTCTTGATTGTCAGACACCGTTCCAATATCGTACGTATCTTTAAAGGTGAGGAACCTAAAATTAAATGGATGTAA
- a CDS encoding HesB/YadR/YfhF family protein, producing MEFKLTDNAVKWFKDEFELPQSDKAIKFFVRYGGEKQLKQGFSPAFNIDNKSDQAVEIGFEQDFNGVDVIIAEKDLWYFDGEDLTIDVDNRDEIEFVHNNASHAS from the coding sequence ATGGAATTCAAACTTACAGATAACGCAGTGAAATGGTTTAAAGATGAATTTGAGTTGCCGCAATCAGATAAAGCTATCAAATTTTTTGTACGTTATGGTGGAGAGAAACAATTAAAACAAGGTTTCAGTCCAGCATTTAACATTGACAATAAATCAGATCAAGCCGTAGAAATCGGATTTGAACAAGATTTCAATGGAGTAGATGTCATTATTGCCGAAAAAGACTTATGGTATTTCGATGGTGAAGATTTAACTATTGATGTAGATAATCGCGATGAAATAGAATTTGTACACAATAACGCTTCTCATGCGTCATAA
- the menI gene encoding 1,4-dihydroxy-2-naphthoyl-CoA hydrolase MenI: protein MIYSITEIEARYQETDKMGFIYHGNYATWFEVARTDYISKLGFNYADMEKRGIISPVTDLNIKYIKPVTYPEKVRIKTWVERYSRIRSLYCYEIYNENDEVTTKGSTELICMTEDTRTPIRLDRHFPDWHETYQEVEKRNRAGENFEVTNGIE from the coding sequence ATGATTTATAGTATTACTGAAATTGAAGCAAGATACCAAGAAACCGATAAGATGGGCTTCATCTATCACGGTAATTATGCGACGTGGTTCGAAGTCGCACGTACCGATTACATTAGCAAGTTAGGTTTTAATTATGCGGATATGGAAAAACGCGGTATTATCTCACCTGTTACTGATTTAAATATTAAGTATATTAAACCTGTGACTTATCCAGAAAAAGTAAGAATCAAAACGTGGGTAGAACGTTATTCTCGCATTCGCTCGTTATATTGTTATGAAATTTATAATGAAAATGATGAAGTTACTACAAAAGGTTCTACAGAATTAATTTGTATGACAGAAGATACACGTACACCTATACGTTTAGATCGTCATTTTCCAGATTGGCATGAAACTTATCAAGAAGTTGAAAAAAGAAATAGAGCTGGAGAAAATTTCGAGGTTACAAACGGAATTGAATAG
- the acnA gene encoding aconitate hydratase AcnA, which translates to MSSNLKEQAKKTFSLNDKTYTYYDLQALEEQGLTNINKLPYSIRVLLESVLRQEDGFVITDEHIEGLSKFGNGGEGEVPFKPSRVILQDFTGVPAVVDLASLRKAMDDVGGDINKINPEVPVDLVIDHSVQVDSYANPDALQRNMKLEFHRNFERYQFLNWATKAFDNYNAVPPATGIVHQVNLEYLANVVHARDVDGETVAFPDTLVGTDSHTTMINGLGVLGWGVGGIEAEAGMLGQPSYFPIPEVIGVRLTNALPQGATATDLALRVTEELRKKGVVGKFVEFFGPGVQHLPLADRATIANMAPEYGATCGFFPVDEESLKYLRLTGRSEEQIELVEEYLKQNHMFFDVTKEDPSYTDVVELDLSTVEPSLSGPKRPQDLIKLGDMKESFEKSVTAPAGNQGFGYDESEFDKKAKIEFEDGRTAEMTTGDIAIAAITSCTNTSNPYVMLGAGLVAKNAVEKGLKVPEFVKTSLAPGSKVVTGYLADSGLQEYLDELGFNLVGYGCTTCIGNSGPLLPEIEKAISGEDLLVTSVLSGNRNFEGRIHPLVKGNYLASPPLVVAYALAGTVDIDLQNDSLGKDKDGNDVYLKDIWPSIKEVADAVDSAVTPELFREEYSNVYTNNEMWNEIDVTDEPLYDFDPKSTYIQNPTFFQGLSKEPGTIEPLKNLRVMGKFGDSVTTDHISPAGAIGKDTPAGQYLQENDVPIREFNSYGSRRGNHEVMVRGTFANIRIKNQLAPGTEGGFTTYWPTDEVMPIYDAAMKYKEDGTGLVVLAGNDYGMGSSRDWAAKGTNLLGVKTVIAQSYERIHRSNLVMMGVLPLQFLDGESADSLGLDGREEISVDIDENVKPHDKVKVTAKKESGEVVEFEAIARFDSLVELDYYRHGGILQLVLRKKLQDA; encoded by the coding sequence ATGTCTTCTAACTTAAAAGAGCAAGCAAAGAAAACGTTTTCTCTTAATGACAAAACGTACACTTATTATGATTTGCAAGCATTAGAAGAACAAGGTTTAACAAACATCAACAAATTACCATACTCAATTCGAGTATTGTTAGAATCAGTTTTGCGTCAAGAAGACGGGTTTGTTATTACTGATGAGCATATCGAAGGGTTATCAAAATTCGGCAATGGCGGAGAAGGCGAAGTTCCATTCAAACCTTCACGCGTAATCTTACAAGACTTCACTGGTGTTCCAGCTGTAGTAGATTTAGCTTCATTACGTAAAGCGATGGATGATGTAGGTGGAGATATTAACAAAATCAACCCAGAAGTACCAGTTGATTTAGTTATTGACCACTCTGTACAAGTTGACAGCTATGCTAATCCTGATGCTTTACAACGTAACATGAAATTAGAATTTCATCGTAACTTTGAACGTTATCAATTCTTAAACTGGGCAACTAAAGCATTCGATAACTACAATGCAGTACCACCAGCAACTGGTATCGTTCACCAAGTAAACTTAGAATATTTAGCAAATGTTGTACATGCTAGAGACGTAGACGGCGAAACAGTAGCTTTCCCTGATACATTAGTAGGTACAGACTCACATACAACAATGATCAATGGTCTTGGCGTTCTTGGCTGGGGTGTTGGCGGTATCGAAGCTGAAGCAGGTATGCTTGGCCAACCTTCATATTTCCCAATTCCAGAAGTTATTGGTGTACGTTTAACAAATGCATTGCCTCAAGGCGCAACTGCAACTGACTTAGCGTTACGCGTAACTGAAGAATTACGTAAAAAAGGCGTTGTAGGTAAATTCGTTGAATTCTTTGGTCCAGGTGTACAACACTTACCATTAGCAGACCGTGCTACAATCGCTAACATGGCTCCTGAATACGGCGCTACATGTGGTTTCTTCCCAGTAGACGAAGAATCTCTTAAATATTTACGTTTAACAGGTCGTTCTGAAGAACAAATTGAACTTGTTGAAGAATATTTGAAACAAAACCATATGTTCTTTGATGTAACAAAAGAAGATCCATCATACACAGATGTTGTTGAATTAGACTTATCTACTGTTGAACCTTCTTTATCAGGCCCTAAACGTCCACAAGACTTGATTAAATTAGGCGACATGAAAGAATCATTCGAAAAATCTGTAACTGCACCAGCAGGTAACCAAGGCTTTGGTTATGATGAATCAGAATTCGATAAAAAAGCTAAAATTGAATTTGAAGATGGCAGAACTGCTGAAATGACTACTGGTGATATTGCAATTGCTGCGATTACATCATGTACAAACACATCTAACCCTTATGTAATGTTAGGTGCTGGTCTAGTAGCTAAAAATGCTGTTGAAAAAGGCTTGAAAGTTCCTGAGTTTGTTAAAACTTCATTAGCACCAGGTTCAAAAGTTGTAACAGGTTACTTAGCTGATTCTGGTTTACAAGAATATCTTGATGAACTAGGATTCAACTTAGTAGGTTATGGTTGTACAACTTGTATCGGTAACTCTGGTCCGCTTTTACCAGAAATCGAAAAAGCAATTTCAGGAGAAGACTTATTAGTAACTTCTGTATTATCAGGTAACCGTAACTTTGAAGGACGTATCCATCCATTAGTAAAAGGTAACTACTTAGCATCACCTCCATTAGTTGTGGCTTATGCTTTAGCAGGTACTGTTGATATCGACCTTCAAAATGATTCATTAGGTAAAGATAAAGACGGAAACGATGTTTACTTGAAAGATATCTGGCCTTCAATTAAAGAAGTAGCAGATGCAGTTGATAGTGCTGTTACACCTGAATTATTCCGTGAAGAATACTCAAATGTATACACTAACAACGAAATGTGGAATGAAATTGATGTAACTGATGAGCCATTATATGACTTTGATCCTAAATCAACTTACATTCAAAACCCAACATTCTTCCAAGGTTTATCTAAAGAACCTGGTACAATCGAACCATTGAAAAACTTACGTGTAATGGGTAAATTCGGTGATTCTGTAACAACTGACCATATTTCACCAGCCGGTGCAATTGGTAAAGATACTCCTGCAGGTCAATACTTGCAAGAAAACGATGTACCAATCAGAGAGTTCAACTCTTACGGTTCAAGACGTGGTAATCATGAAGTAATGGTTCGTGGTACATTCGCGAATATCCGTATTAAAAACCAATTAGCTCCTGGTACAGAAGGTGGCTTCACAACTTATTGGCCAACTGATGAAGTAATGCCGATTTATGACGCTGCAATGAAATACAAAGAAGACGGTACAGGCTTAGTTGTATTAGCAGGCAATGACTACGGTATGGGATCTTCACGTGACTGGGCAGCTAAAGGTACAAACCTTTTAGGTGTTAAAACAGTTATCGCGCAAAGTTACGAACGTATTCACCGTTCAAACTTAGTTATGATGGGTGTACTTCCATTACAATTCCTAGATGGCGAATCAGCTGACAGCCTAGGATTAGACGGCAGAGAAGAAATTTCTGTTGATATCGATGAAAATGTAAAACCTCATGACAAAGTTAAAGTAACAGCGAAAAAAGAATCAGGCGAAGTTGTTGAATTTGAAGCAATCGCTCGTTTCGACTCACTGGTTGAATTAGATTACTATCGTCATGGTGGTATCTTACAATTAGTATTACGTAAAAAATTACAAGACGCTTAA